One window of Flavobacterium ammonificans genomic DNA carries:
- a CDS encoding efflux RND transporter periplasmic adaptor subunit gives MKKITMCVSLTLLLGLTVACNSNKNEKIGFEKYPTTKPILVDTTITNEYVADIQSIQNVEIRTKINGFIEKIHVDEGKPVKAGQLLFTINSQTFQKDLLKAKAMVKNAIAEAKNAELDLQNVKLLAGKNVVSKTELEKAQANYSAALARVEEHKANQESAEIHLAMTKIRAPFNGIINRIPFKIGSLINEGTLLTTISNNNQVYAYFNVSEKEYLQIKEQRSEKSHDDITLLLANNKPHDYKGTIETIEGEFDQNTGNIAFRAKFPNPNLLLKHGSSGKIQLTNSIQNALIIPQKATFEIQDKQYVFVIDKKNVVRSRAIEVQQRLQHLYIIKNGLSVEDQVLYEGIQNLKEGDTISPQVIAMKALMSKLK, from the coding sequence ATGAAAAAAATTACTATGTGTGTTAGTCTGACTTTATTGTTAGGCCTAACAGTTGCTTGCAATTCTAATAAAAACGAAAAAATTGGTTTTGAAAAATATCCCACAACAAAACCAATACTTGTAGATACTACCATAACGAATGAATATGTAGCTGATATTCAATCCATTCAAAATGTGGAAATTAGAACAAAAATTAATGGCTTTATCGAAAAAATTCATGTTGATGAAGGAAAACCGGTAAAAGCAGGTCAGCTCTTGTTTACAATCAATAGCCAAACTTTTCAAAAAGATCTTTTGAAAGCAAAGGCTATGGTAAAAAATGCTATTGCGGAGGCAAAAAACGCAGAGTTGGATTTACAGAATGTGAAATTATTAGCTGGTAAAAATGTAGTCTCAAAAACAGAATTGGAAAAAGCTCAGGCCAACTATTCTGCTGCTCTAGCCCGTGTAGAAGAACACAAAGCCAATCAAGAGTCGGCCGAAATTCATTTGGCAATGACTAAAATACGCGCTCCGTTCAATGGAATAATCAATAGAATTCCGTTCAAAATTGGAAGTTTAATTAATGAAGGCACATTGCTAACCACCATTTCAAACAACAATCAGGTTTATGCCTATTTCAATGTATCGGAAAAAGAATATTTGCAGATTAAAGAACAGCGAAGCGAGAAATCTCATGATGATATTACGCTCCTTTTGGCAAACAATAAACCTCACGATTACAAAGGAACTATTGAAACCATAGAAGGCGAATTTGATCAAAACACCGGAAATATAGCCTTTAGAGCCAAATTCCCAAATCCGAATTTATTATTAAAACACGGATCGAGTGGGAAAATACAATTGACCAACTCAATACAAAATGCGTTGATAATTCCTCAAAAAGCAACCTTCGAAATTCAAGACAAACAATATGTTTTTGTAATTGACAAAAAAAATGTTGTTCGTTCAAGAGCAATCGAAGTTCAGCAACGATTACAACATCTGTACATCATCAAAAACGGACTTTCAGTAGAAGATCAAGTACTCTATGAAGGAATCCAAAACCTTAAAGAAGGGGATACAATTAGCCCACAAGTTATTGCTATGAAAGCACTAATGTCTAAACTGAAATAA
- a CDS encoding Nif3-like dinuclear metal center hexameric protein, whose product MKIKEIFPVLEAMAPLAYAEDFDNVGLLVGNPENDATGILVCHDALESVIDEAITKNCNLVVCFHPILFSGLKKITGTTYVERAILKAIKNDIAIYAVHTALDNHPEGVNKIFCDALGLKNTKILIPKENFIRKLVTYTVPENAEAVRNALFHAGAGSIGNYDNCSFNSKGTGTYKGNEHSNPEIGERFEFVQADEIKIEVTFEKHLESRILKTLFQTHIYEEVAYEIYDLKNQHQNIGLGMIGELETPMSEKEFLGMVKEKMQAGGIRHSQFLDKPIEKVAVLGGAGSFAIKNAIRAGADAFLTADLKYHQFYEAENQLLLADIGHFESERYTKNYIVDFLRKKILNFAIIFSEENTNPVKYL is encoded by the coding sequence ATGAAAATAAAAGAAATATTCCCTGTACTCGAAGCAATGGCCCCTTTAGCCTATGCCGAAGACTTTGATAATGTGGGGCTCTTAGTAGGCAATCCAGAAAATGACGCTACTGGAATTTTAGTATGTCACGATGCTTTAGAAAGTGTAATTGACGAAGCCATTACCAAAAATTGCAATTTGGTGGTTTGCTTTCACCCGATTCTATTTTCAGGTTTGAAGAAAATTACCGGAACAACTTATGTAGAGCGCGCAATTCTTAAAGCCATCAAAAACGACATTGCCATTTATGCTGTTCATACCGCTTTGGACAATCATCCTGAAGGAGTCAACAAAATATTTTGTGATGCTTTAGGGCTAAAAAACACCAAAATCCTCATCCCAAAAGAGAATTTCATCCGCAAATTAGTCACCTACACTGTTCCTGAAAATGCAGAAGCAGTTCGCAATGCCTTATTCCATGCAGGAGCTGGAAGTATTGGTAATTATGACAACTGCAGCTTCAACTCAAAAGGGACTGGAACCTATAAAGGCAACGAACATAGCAATCCTGAAATTGGAGAACGCTTTGAATTCGTTCAAGCTGACGAAATCAAAATCGAAGTTACGTTTGAAAAGCACCTAGAAAGTAGAATTTTGAAAACCTTGTTTCAAACGCATATCTACGAAGAAGTAGCTTACGAGATTTACGACCTCAAAAACCAACATCAAAATATTGGCTTGGGAATGATTGGCGAATTGGAAACACCAATGAGCGAAAAAGAATTCTTGGGAATGGTAAAAGAAAAAATGCAAGCAGGCGGCATTCGCCATTCGCAGTTTCTTGATAAACCCATAGAAAAAGTAGCTGTTTTAGGAGGCGCTGGAAGTTTTGCCATCAAAAATGCAATTCGCGCTGGAGCCGATGCTTTTTTAACCGCTGATTTGAAATACCATCAGTTCTATGAGGCAGAAAACCAATTACTTTTGGCAGATATTGGACATTTTGAAAGCGAACGGTATACAAAAAATTATATTGTTGACTTTCTTAGAAAAAAAATCCTTAATTTTGCCATCATTTTTTCAGAAGAAAATACAAATCCAGTTAAGTACTTATAA
- a CDS encoding bifunctional 5,10-methylenetetrahydrofolate dehydrogenase/5,10-methenyltetrahydrofolate cyclohydrolase: MQLLDGKKTSEEIKQEIAAEVQIMKAKGEKVPHLAAVLVGNNGASLTYVGSKVRSCEQIGFESTLVSLPETITESELLAKIADLNEDDNLDGFIVQLPLPKHINEEKILMAIHPDKDVDGFHPTNFGKMALEMETFLPATPFGIMQLLERYKVETAGKHTVVIGRSHIVGRPMSILMSRKGYPGDSTVTLTHSRTKNIEEYTKNADIIITALGVPNYLKADMVKDGVVVIDVGITRVEDASHPKGYVITGDVDFDEVSKKSSFITPVPGGVGPMTIAMLLKNTLLARQIRARK; encoded by the coding sequence ATGCAACTACTAGACGGAAAAAAGACTTCGGAAGAAATCAAACAAGAAATTGCAGCCGAGGTTCAAATAATGAAAGCCAAAGGCGAGAAAGTACCTCACTTAGCCGCAGTTTTGGTTGGGAATAACGGCGCTAGCTTGACTTATGTGGGCAGCAAAGTGCGTTCTTGTGAACAAATTGGTTTCGAATCGACTTTGGTGTCTTTGCCAGAAACGATTACCGAAAGCGAATTGTTAGCTAAGATTGCTGATTTGAACGAAGACGACAATTTGGACGGCTTTATTGTTCAGTTGCCTTTGCCAAAACACATCAACGAAGAAAAGATATTGATGGCGATTCACCCGGATAAAGATGTGGATGGTTTTCACCCAACGAATTTTGGTAAAATGGCTTTGGAAATGGAAACCTTTTTGCCAGCTACTCCGTTTGGAATCATGCAGTTGTTAGAGCGTTACAAAGTAGAAACCGCAGGAAAACATACTGTCGTTATTGGAAGAAGTCATATTGTGGGTCGACCAATGAGTATTTTAATGAGTCGCAAAGGCTATCCTGGAGATTCAACGGTAACCTTAACTCACAGTAGAACTAAAAACATCGAAGAATATACTAAGAATGCCGATATCATTATCACAGCTTTAGGCGTGCCTAATTATTTGAAAGCGGATATGGTAAAAGACGGTGTAGTAGTCATTGACGTAGGTATCACTAGAGTAGAAGATGCTTCGCACCCAAAAGGCTATGTAATTACTGGTGATGTTGATTTTGATGAGGTTAGTAAAAAATCTTCTTTTATTACGCCAGTTCCTGGTGGAGTAGGACCTATGACGATTGCGATGTTGTTGAAAAACACACTTTTGGCAAGACAAATTAGAGCTAGAAAATAA
- a CDS encoding efflux RND transporter permease subunit has product MFSKFIHRPVLSIVISLMIVLLGVVSLTQLPMTQFPDIAPPEVTVTTKYTGANAEACVKAVVVTLERAVNGVPGMAYMSSVSGNDGTSVINIIFKAGTDPEIAAVNVQNRVSSVLDELPEEVIKSGVIVEKVQNSMLLYLNVLSSDPNLDEKFLYNFADINILPELKRIEGVGFADIMGQREYAMRVWLNPVKMAAYKISTEDVVQSLKQQNIEAAPGKVGESSGKKEQSLQYVVKYAGKYNTKEQYENVVIKRNFEGELLRLKDVAEIEFGSLDYDVLSKENGKPSAAIVLKQRPGSNASDVIQNIKSKMDELQKIFPSGISYTYSYDVSNFLNASIEGVLYTLIEAFLLVALVVFVFLGDFRSTLIPAIAVPISLIGTFFFMQLFGFSINLITLFALVLAIGIVVDNAIVVVEAVHAKMEELHLDPKAATEEAMKEIGGAIIAITLVMSAVFIPVAFLPGPTGVFYRQFSLTMAIAIVLSGISALTLTPALCALLLKNTHGQERKPTLINRFIDAFNSKYNRVAERYRRLLEIIVNRRVVTVVALLAFCVATFGLGKIVPSGFIPNEDQGTIYASITTPSGATLERSEDVVDAIQKAALENQNVASVSTLAGYNFLTDGTGASYGMNLISLKSWKERKGITDQNIITELKEKTRHIKDAKIEFFTPPPVPGYGNSSGFELRILDKTGKSDLKKLETVATDFANELNKNEAIKNTFSSFDASFPQFMVNIDNAKAAQKGVNINEVLGTLQTYLGSDYATNFIRFNQMYKVMVQSSPEFRSKPEDILKLYTKNSEGEMVAMSSFLTIEKVYGPEQITRYNMYPAAMLNGEPKEGYSSGQAIDAIKKVAEEKLPKGYGFDWGGSSREQANAGNEAVYIFLICLLFIYLLLSAQYESFVLPLAVILSLPTGVFGAFFLLATLGLENNIYAQVAMIMLIGLLGKNAVLIIEFAVLKNKEGLSPLKAAIEGAVARLRPILMTSFAFIAGLIPLVIASGAGAIGNRTIGTAAAGGMLFGTVFGILIIPGLYLIFALIAEKLSKKTTN; this is encoded by the coding sequence ATGTTTTCAAAATTCATTCACAGACCCGTACTTTCAATTGTAATTTCGCTCATGATTGTACTTTTAGGAGTAGTGTCGCTGACACAATTGCCTATGACCCAATTCCCGGATATTGCTCCTCCTGAAGTAACTGTAACAACTAAATATACCGGTGCCAATGCCGAAGCCTGTGTAAAAGCCGTTGTAGTGACCCTAGAAAGAGCTGTAAATGGAGTGCCTGGAATGGCGTATATGTCCTCTGTATCTGGTAACGACGGAACCAGTGTCATAAATATCATTTTCAAAGCAGGAACCGATCCTGAAATTGCTGCCGTAAATGTTCAAAACCGTGTTTCTTCCGTTTTGGATGAGCTCCCTGAAGAAGTAATCAAGTCAGGAGTAATTGTAGAAAAAGTACAAAACAGTATGTTGCTCTATTTAAACGTACTGAGTTCTGACCCCAACTTGGACGAAAAGTTTTTGTACAACTTTGCAGATATCAATATTCTACCCGAACTAAAACGAATTGAAGGAGTTGGATTTGCAGACATAATGGGACAACGTGAATACGCCATGCGTGTTTGGTTAAATCCTGTAAAAATGGCGGCTTACAAAATTTCGACTGAAGATGTAGTTCAAAGTTTGAAACAACAAAATATAGAAGCCGCACCAGGAAAAGTGGGTGAAAGTTCGGGCAAAAAAGAACAATCTTTACAATATGTTGTGAAGTATGCCGGGAAATACAACACCAAAGAGCAATATGAAAACGTGGTAATTAAGCGCAATTTTGAAGGGGAATTGCTGCGCTTAAAAGATGTAGCTGAGATTGAATTTGGTTCATTGGATTACGATGTGCTTTCTAAAGAAAACGGAAAACCTTCTGCAGCCATTGTATTGAAGCAACGACCTGGAAGTAATGCCAGCGATGTAATCCAAAACATCAAAAGCAAGATGGATGAGTTGCAAAAAATCTTTCCTTCTGGAATTTCTTATACGTATAGCTATGATGTTTCCAACTTTCTAAACGCATCCATCGAAGGCGTTTTGTATACCTTAATTGAAGCCTTTTTATTGGTTGCATTAGTGGTATTTGTTTTCTTAGGAGATTTTAGATCCACTTTAATTCCTGCTATTGCGGTACCCATTTCCTTAATTGGAACCTTCTTTTTTATGCAATTATTTGGTTTCTCCATTAACTTAATTACGCTATTCGCCTTGGTATTGGCAATTGGAATTGTAGTTGATAATGCCATCGTAGTTGTAGAAGCGGTACACGCCAAAATGGAAGAACTGCATCTGGATCCAAAAGCGGCTACCGAAGAAGCGATGAAAGAAATTGGAGGTGCTATCATCGCCATTACACTCGTAATGTCGGCAGTATTTATCCCAGTTGCTTTTTTACCTGGACCAACAGGGGTATTTTACAGACAGTTTTCTTTGACTATGGCTATTGCAATTGTGCTATCCGGAATTAGTGCATTGACACTAACACCTGCCTTGTGTGCTTTGCTTTTAAAAAACACCCATGGGCAAGAAAGAAAACCTACATTAATCAACCGATTTATTGATGCGTTCAACTCCAAATACAATCGAGTTGCAGAACGCTACCGAAGACTATTGGAAATAATCGTTAATCGAAGAGTGGTGACTGTTGTAGCCTTGTTAGCCTTTTGTGTGGCTACCTTTGGATTGGGTAAAATTGTCCCTTCAGGGTTTATCCCTAATGAAGATCAAGGAACAATTTATGCCAGTATTACCACTCCATCTGGAGCAACATTAGAACGATCTGAAGATGTAGTAGATGCGATTCAAAAAGCCGCTTTGGAAAACCAAAATGTAGCCTCAGTTTCTACATTAGCGGGTTACAATTTTCTTACGGATGGAACAGGAGCTTCGTATGGAATGAACTTGATTAGTTTAAAAAGCTGGAAAGAACGCAAGGGAATAACAGATCAAAACATTATTACTGAATTAAAGGAGAAAACCCGTCACATTAAAGATGCTAAAATCGAATTTTTCACTCCGCCACCAGTGCCTGGTTATGGTAACTCTAGTGGATTTGAACTTAGAATTTTGGATAAAACCGGAAAAAGTGACTTGAAAAAATTAGAAACTGTAGCTACCGATTTTGCCAATGAACTGAATAAAAATGAAGCTATCAAAAATACGTTTTCTTCTTTTGATGCCAGTTTTCCTCAGTTTATGGTGAATATTGATAATGCTAAAGCCGCTCAGAAAGGAGTAAACATCAATGAGGTTTTGGGTACTTTACAAACCTATCTAGGTAGTGATTATGCCACTAATTTCATTCGGTTCAACCAAATGTACAAAGTGATGGTGCAATCTTCGCCGGAGTTCAGATCGAAACCTGAAGATATTTTAAAATTGTACACCAAAAATTCAGAAGGAGAAATGGTAGCGATGTCTTCTTTCTTGACTATCGAAAAAGTATATGGTCCAGAACAAATTACCCGCTACAATATGTATCCTGCAGCTATGCTTAATGGAGAGCCAAAAGAAGGCTACAGTAGTGGTCAAGCCATTGATGCTATCAAAAAAGTAGCCGAAGAAAAACTCCCAAAAGGATATGGATTCGATTGGGGAGGTTCATCGAGAGAACAGGCCAATGCCGGAAACGAAGCGGTGTACATCTTCTTGATTTGTTTGTTGTTCATTTACTTATTGCTTTCGGCGCAATACGAAAGTTTTGTCCTTCCGCTTGCTGTGATTTTATCACTTCCAACGGGTGTTTTTGGGGCGTTCTTTCTCTTGGCAACATTAGGTTTAGAAAACAATATTTATGCGCAAGTTGCTATGATTATGCTTATTGGTCTTTTGGGTAAAAATGCCGTTTTGATTATCGAATTTGCGGTTTTGAAAAACAAAGAAGGCCTTTCGCCACTGAAAGCAGCTATAGAAGGAGCAGTAGCGCGTTTGCGACCAATCTTGATGACTTCCTTTGCATTCATCGCCGGATTAATTCCGTTAGTGATCGCATCAGGAGCCGGAGCAATTGGAAACAGAACTATTGGAACTGCTGCTGCAGGAGGAATGCTTTTTGGAACTGTTTTTGGAATTCTAATTATTCCGGGACTGTATTTGATTTTTGCACTCATAGCTGAAAAACTATCCAAAAAAACAACGAATTAA
- a CDS encoding RNA polymerase sigma factor, which yields MKVIPIHQEEKQIIDLAIANNRQAQKQIYDQFSPKMLGVCRNYISDIHHAEDILLTGFMKVFSNLKKFEHKGSFEGWIRRIMIYECIDFIRAKKNHIVHQNNEDFIVSEKESSYEMEDFAIDDIQYLIDNLPDGYKMVFNLYAIEGFKHHEIATMLKISEGTSKSQLSHARKLLQHQLFELKKRLNGTK from the coding sequence ATGAAAGTAATTCCAATACATCAAGAAGAAAAACAAATCATTGATTTAGCCATTGCTAACAATCGGCAGGCTCAAAAACAGATCTATGATCAATTTTCTCCAAAGATGTTAGGCGTTTGCAGAAATTACATCAGTGACATTCACCATGCAGAAGACATTCTATTAACTGGCTTCATGAAAGTGTTTTCCAATTTGAAAAAATTTGAACACAAAGGAAGTTTTGAAGGTTGGATTCGACGCATTATGATTTATGAATGCATTGATTTTATAAGGGCAAAAAAAAACCATATCGTTCATCAAAATAATGAAGACTTTATAGTAAGCGAAAAGGAATCTTCTTATGAAATGGAAGATTTTGCAATAGATGATATTCAATATTTAATTGACAATTTACCTGATGGTTATAAAATGGTATTCAATTTATACGCTATTGAAGGATTTAAACATCATGAAATAGCAACAATGCTCAAAATAAGCGAAGGAACATCAAAGTCACAATTATCGCACGCACGAAAGTTGTTACAACACCAACTATTTGAATTAAAAAAGAGACTCAATGGAACAAAATAA
- the rluF gene encoding 23S rRNA pseudouridine(2604) synthase RluF, whose translation MENTNENLKRLNKFIGETGYCSRREADKLIEEGRVTINGIVPEMGTKVSPDDEVRIDGKLIVEKNEKSIYLAFNKPVGIECTTNLDVRDNIVDYINYPKRIFPIGRLDKASEGLIFMTNDGDIVNKILRARNNHEKEYTVTVNRPITDRFIERMGNGVPILETVTRKCKVEQISKYTFKIILTQGLNRQIRRMCEYLGYEVTALKRIRIINISLDVPVGRYRELTDAEIKELNQLIEPSSKTEEASLPKAEPTRRKIEFPRRDDSKFRRN comes from the coding sequence TTGGAAAATACAAACGAAAATCTAAAACGCCTTAATAAATTCATTGGAGAAACCGGCTATTGCTCTCGCAGAGAAGCCGATAAACTCATCGAAGAAGGAAGAGTGACCATTAACGGAATTGTTCCTGAAATGGGTACTAAAGTGTCTCCTGATGACGAAGTGCGTATAGACGGCAAACTGATTGTCGAGAAAAATGAGAAATCCATTTATTTGGCTTTCAATAAACCGGTTGGTATTGAATGTACTACTAATTTGGACGTTCGCGATAATATTGTCGATTACATCAATTATCCCAAGCGTATTTTCCCAATTGGTCGTTTAGACAAAGCCAGTGAAGGATTGATTTTTATGACCAATGACGGCGATATTGTCAACAAAATACTGCGTGCCAGAAACAATCACGAAAAAGAATACACAGTAACTGTAAATAGACCCATAACCGATCGTTTTATAGAGCGTATGGGGAATGGCGTTCCAATTTTGGAAACCGTAACCCGAAAATGTAAGGTGGAACAAATCAGCAAATACACCTTCAAAATTATTTTGACTCAAGGCTTGAATCGCCAAATTCGTAGAATGTGTGAATATTTAGGCTACGAAGTAACCGCTTTGAAACGCATCCGAATTATCAATATCTCGCTAGATGTTCCTGTGGGGCGCTACCGCGAATTAACCGATGCTGAAATCAAAGAATTAAACCAACTGATTGAACCGTCCAGCAAAACCGAAGAAGCCAGTTTACCCAAAGCAGAACCAACCCGACGAAAAATAGAATTTCCAAGAAGGGATGATTCTAAATTCAGAAGAAACTAA
- a CDS encoding zinc ribbon domain-containing protein, translating to MATKKELSVEDKLRAIYDLQLIDSRIDEIRNVRGELPLEVEDLEDEVAGLSTRSEKLKSELEVIEEQIKVKKNAIDEHKEAIKKYTKQQESVRNNREYNSLTKEVEFQELEIQLAEKQIKEMKASIEHKKEVIANSKEKLESKSTHLKHKKSELDAIMAETQKEEEFLSQKSAEYEAQIEERLLTAYKRIRSSVRNGLAVVSIERGASAGSFFTIPPQTQVEIAARKKIITDEHSGRILVDSTLAEEEREKMEKLFSKF from the coding sequence ATGGCGACTAAAAAAGAATTAAGTGTCGAAGACAAGTTAAGAGCAATATACGATTTACAACTTATTGACTCAAGAATTGACGAAATCAGAAACGTAAGAGGAGAACTTCCTTTAGAGGTAGAAGATTTAGAAGATGAAGTAGCTGGTTTAAGCACTCGTTCAGAAAAATTAAAAAGCGAACTTGAAGTTATCGAAGAGCAAATCAAAGTAAAGAAAAATGCTATTGACGAGCACAAAGAGGCTATCAAAAAATATACAAAACAACAAGAGAGTGTTCGTAACAACAGAGAATACAACTCTTTGACTAAAGAAGTTGAATTTCAAGAATTAGAAATTCAATTGGCTGAAAAGCAAATCAAAGAAATGAAAGCTTCTATTGAGCACAAAAAAGAGGTGATTGCAAATTCTAAAGAAAAATTAGAATCAAAATCAACTCACTTGAAACATAAAAAATCAGAATTGGATGCTATTATGGCTGAAACTCAGAAAGAAGAAGAATTTCTTTCTCAAAAATCAGCAGAGTATGAAGCACAAATCGAAGAGCGTTTGTTAACTGCTTACAAAAGAATCAGAAGCAGCGTTCGTAATGGATTAGCTGTAGTTTCTATCGAAAGAGGAGCATCTGCAGGATCTTTCTTTACAATTCCACCACAAACACAAGTGGAAATTGCCGCTAGAAAGAAAATCATCACTGATGAACACTCTGGAAGAATTTTGGTTGACAGTACGTTAGCCGAGGAGGAAAGAGAAAAAATGGAAAAATTATTTTCTAAATTTTAA
- a CDS encoding alpha/beta hydrolase, whose protein sequence is MKQFLFFITTKSYGAYINLLCFIAPKKATLLAFSLFSHPRKGKLNSNQLPPFLAEAKKETFDNNGLQFQTYRWDGDEKIIFLLHGWESNTMRWKKLLPHLIETGHTIIAIDAPAHGLSEGKEFNVIRYVASIDCVAKKYSPNYIIGHSIGGKASLYYQATYNNPTVEKMVLLGAPSDYAIIFKNYVRLLRLNSRMEKLIHQHYWERFQVKVADFSAQHYAQSVTAKGLLFHDLDDTVVLYEESKKTNQYWKRSVLETTKGLGHSLQNKEVYKKISAYLLQ, encoded by the coding sequence ATGAAGCAATTTCTTTTCTTTATCACTACCAAATCCTACGGAGCTTACATTAACCTACTGTGTTTTATTGCTCCCAAAAAAGCAACGCTGCTTGCCTTCTCTCTTTTTAGCCATCCTCGAAAAGGAAAACTAAATAGTAACCAACTTCCACCCTTTTTGGCCGAAGCCAAAAAAGAAACTTTTGACAATAACGGTTTGCAGTTCCAAACCTACCGTTGGGACGGAGATGAAAAAATCATTTTTCTTTTACACGGTTGGGAAAGCAATACTATGCGTTGGAAAAAATTACTACCGCATCTCATTGAAACGGGACACACCATTATTGCAATAGACGCACCCGCTCACGGATTATCAGAAGGAAAAGAATTTAATGTGATACGCTATGTAGCCAGTATTGATTGTGTAGCCAAAAAATACAGCCCTAATTATATCATTGGACACTCTATTGGCGGAAAAGCAAGTTTGTATTACCAAGCGACCTACAATAATCCAACTGTAGAAAAAATGGTGCTTTTAGGTGCTCCATCCGATTATGCCATTATTTTTAAAAATTATGTACGCTTATTGCGATTGAATAGCCGAATGGAAAAATTGATTCACCAACATTATTGGGAGCGTTTCCAAGTTAAAGTCGCAGATTTTTCAGCACAGCATTACGCGCAATCCGTGACAGCTAAAGGGCTTTTATTTCATGACTTAGACGATACCGTAGTATTGTATGAAGAAAGTAAAAAAACGAATCAGTATTGGAAAAGGTCTGTTCTAGAAACCACAAAAGGATTGGGACATAGTTTGCAAAACAAAGAAGTCTACAAAAAAATATCCGCCTACCTCTTACAATAA
- the ffh gene encoding signal recognition particle protein: MFSNLSEKLDKAFHVLKGHGKITEINVAETLKEVRRALLDADVNFKIAKDFTAKVKDKAMGQDVLTTLQPGQLLVKLVKDELTELMGGDVAGINLSGAPTVILMSGLQGSGKTTFSGKLANYLQTKKGKKPLLVACDIYRPAAIQQLYVVGDSIGVEVYSEPENKNPVEIAQNAIKHAKANGFNVVIVDTAGRLAVDEEMMNEIERVHKAIQPQETLFVVDSMTGQDAVNTAKTFNDRLNFDGVILTKLDGDTRGGAALSIKSVVNKPIKFVGTGEKMEAIDVFYPDRMAERILGMGDVVSLVERAQEQYNEEEARKLQKKIAKNEFGFDDFLSQIQQVKKMGNMKDLVGMIPGASKAMKDVEIEDDAFKHIEAIIHSMTPIERSKPALIDMKRKTRIAKGSGTKIEQVNQLMKQFEQMSKMMKMMQGPGGKNLMKMMGGMKGMPGGMPGMR; encoded by the coding sequence ATGTTTAGTAATTTAAGCGAAAAATTAGATAAAGCCTTTCACGTATTAAAAGGACACGGAAAAATCACTGAGATTAATGTTGCGGAAACTTTGAAAGAAGTGCGTCGTGCGTTATTGGATGCCGATGTGAACTTTAAAATTGCTAAAGATTTTACTGCCAAAGTAAAAGACAAAGCCATGGGTCAAGATGTATTGACGACATTGCAACCAGGGCAATTGTTAGTGAAGTTGGTCAAAGACGAATTGACGGAATTGATGGGTGGCGATGTGGCTGGAATTAATCTTTCGGGAGCGCCAACGGTGATCTTGATGTCGGGTTTACAAGGTTCTGGAAAAACGACTTTCTCTGGAAAATTAGCTAATTATTTACAAACTAAAAAAGGAAAGAAACCACTTTTGGTGGCTTGTGATATTTACCGTCCAGCTGCGATTCAGCAATTGTATGTGGTAGGAGATTCTATTGGGGTTGAGGTGTACTCAGAACCTGAAAATAAAAATCCTGTTGAAATTGCGCAAAACGCCATCAAACACGCTAAAGCCAATGGTTTTAACGTAGTGATTGTCGATACCGCTGGTCGTCTAGCAGTAGATGAGGAAATGATGAACGAAATTGAACGCGTTCATAAAGCGATTCAACCGCAAGAAACTTTGTTTGTTGTCGATTCGATGACTGGACAAGATGCGGTAAATACAGCTAAAACTTTCAACGACAGATTGAATTTTGACGGAGTTATCTTAACCAAATTAGATGGAGATACTCGTGGTGGAGCCGCGCTTTCTATTAAATCAGTTGTTAACAAACCGATTAAGTTTGTAGGTACTGGCGAAAAAATGGAAGCGATTGATGTGTTCTATCCAGATCGTATGGCAGAACGTATCCTTGGAATGGGAGACGTTGTGTCTTTGGTAGAAAGAGCGCAAGAACAATACAACGAAGAAGAAGCTCGAAAATTACAGAAGAAAATTGCGAAGAACGAATTTGGTTTTGACGATTTCTTGTCACAAATTCAACAAGTAAAGAAAATGGGTAATATGAAAGACTTGGTGGGAATGATACCAGGTGCTTCTAAAGCCATGAAAGATGTAGAGATTGAAGACGATGCTTTCAAACATATTGAAGCGATTATCCATTCGATGACGCCTATTGAAAGAAGCAAACCCGCTTTGATTGATATGAAACGTAAAACGAGAATTGCTAAAGGTTCTGGTACCAAAATCGAACAGGTGAATCAATTGATGAAACAGTTTGAGCAAATGAGTAAAATGATGAAAATGATGCAAGGTCCTGGAGGTAAAAACCTAATGAAAATGATGGGCGGAATGAAAGGAATGCCAGGTGGTATGCCGGGGATGAGATAA